Part of the Saccharicrinis carchari genome is shown below.
GCAGACCACCAAAGGAATTGATTGTTAAAATTGCTCTGATTCTCAACTTGAATGAAAAAGAATTGATAATGTCGTGGCTGAGTGATAAAATAGTGTATGAAATATCCGAAGAAGAATTTGGATTGGAAGCTTTAAAACTGGCTGAAAAAAAAGTAAAATATTTCGCAAAGAAGCAATAAATGGAATTACAATTAGAGGATTTAAAATATCAGGACGAAGCCATTGAATCGGTTATTAAAGTATTCGACGGAACAGAAAAGAATACTTTTGATAATTCATGCATTGATGGAATCCGTTCTAATATCTGTAAACTAAACAATGAGGAAATTCTCAAAAACATAGAGAATATTGCCGAAGAAAATGGAATACATGCAGATATAGCTAATATCAGCGAAGAAAACGACTTGTGTGTTGAAATGGAAACAGGAACAGGAAAAACACTTGTATACCTGAAAACCATTTACGAATTATACAAGCACTATGGATTTACAAAGTTTATTATTCTTGTTCCCTCAGTTGCTATTCGACAAGGTGTTTTAAATACATTTAACGGATTTAGCCGACAGTTGGAAGAATTGTACGGTTTTAAACCAAATGCTTTTGAATACGACAGCAAAAAACTGAGCAAGGTTACTAATTACATTGAAGACCAGCATCCGCAAATAATGATAAT
Proteins encoded:
- a CDS encoding helix-turn-helix domain-containing protein; this encodes METTGQIVRQTREKKGMLLRELAAELEIDSAILSKIERGDRRPPKELIVKIALILNLNEKELIMSWLSDKIVYEISEEEFGLEALKLAEKKVKYFAKKQ